CGTTGGCTGTCGCCGCGATCGCTACGCTTGCCGCTTGCGGCGGCCATTCGCGGCCCAAGGCCGATCTCGCGGCCGCCAACGTTACGACCATCGGGGTCAATTCGTACCTCTGGCGCGCGGCGCTCGAAACGGTCAGCTTTGCGCCATTGCTTCAGGCCGACAGTTCGGGCGGCGTGATCGTTACCGACTGGTATTCGAACCCGCGCGACCCCAACGAGCGCGTGAAGGTCACTGTATCGATCCTCGACCAGGACCTGCGCGCCGATGCGCTGCGGGTCGCCGCCAGCCGCGAAGTGAAGCAGAACGGCACCTGGGTCGACGCCCCGGTGCAGGCCGCGACGGTGCAGCGCCTCGAGGATATAATCCTCACCAAGGCGCGCGACCTGCGCCGCCAGGCGATCGCGGGCTGACCGGAACGGAGTTTTTCCCATGACCGATCAGCGTTTCGATCCGTCTGCGGCGGACGGGCGCTGGCAGCGCGCCTGGGATGAAGCGGGCAACTTCACCGCCGACTCTGGCAGCAACAAGCCCAAGAGCTACGTGCTCGAGATGTTCCCCTATCCATCGGGGCGCATCCATATCGGCCATGTGCGCAACTACACGATGGGCGACGTTCTGGCGCGCTACAAGAAAATGCGCGGGCACGAAGTGCTCCACCCGATGGGGTGGGACGCATTCGGGATGCCGGCCGAGAACGCAGCGATGGAGAAGGGCGTCCACCCCGACGGCTGGACGCGGGCCAACATCGCCAACATGAAGGCGCAGCTGAAGCGCCTCGGCTTCGCGCTCGACTGGAGCCGCGAGCTCGCTACCTGCGACCCCGAATACTACGGCCACGAACAGGCGCTGTTCCTCAAGCTCTACGAAGCAGGGCTGGTCTACCGCAAGGAAAGCGAGGTCAACTGGGACCCGGTCGACATGACCGTGCTCGCCAACGAGCAGGTGATCGACGGCAAGGGTTGGCGCTCGGGCGCGGAGGTCGAAAAGCGCAAGCTTTCGCAGTGGTTCCTCAAGATCACCCAGTTCGCAGAAGATTTGCTCGACGGGTTGGCGGGTCTCGACAAATGGCCCGACAAGGTGCGCCTGATGCAGGAAAACTGGATCGGCAAGAGCCAGGGCCTGCAGTTTCGCTTTGCGTTGTCAGATGGCGGCGAGGTCGAGGCCTACACCACCCGGCCCGACACGATCTTCGGCGCCAGCTTCGTCGCGGTTGCGCCCGACCACCCGATCGCGCAGCAGGTTGCCGCAAGCAATTGCGATGCCGCCAAGTTCGTCGAACAGTGCAAGCGCGGCGCGACCACCGCAGCGGCACTCGAAACCGCCGAAAAACTCGGGTTCGACACCGGGATTGGTGCGCTGCACCCGTTCACCGGCAAATACCTGCCGGTGTTCATCGCCAACTTCGTCTTGATGGACTACGGCACCGGCGCGGTGATGGGCGTGCCGGGACACGACCAGCGCGACTTCGAATTCGCCACCAAGTACGAACTGCCGATCGAGCGCGTCGTCGCCAAGAGCCTCGAAGAGGCCGATGCGCCGTTCGTCGGCGAAGCCGAAGCGGGCGACGGGGTACTGGTCCATTCGGATTTCCTCGACGGGATGGGTGTGGCTGTCGCGATCGCCGCGGTCATCGCCCGCGCCGAGGCAGAAGGGTGGGGCGAAGGCCAGACCGTGTGGCGGCTGCGCGACTGGGGCGTTTCGCGCCAGCGTTACTGGGGCACGCCGATCCCGTTCATCCACTGCGATGCATGCGGGATCGTCCCGGTGCCGGAAAGCCAGCTGCCGGTCGAACTGCCCGAAGACGTCGACTTCCAGACGCCGGGCAACCCGCTAGAACGCCACCCGACGTGGAAGCACGTCGATTGCCCTCAGTGCGGCGGCAAGGCGACACGCGAAACCGACACGCTCGACACTTTCATCAATTCGAGCTGGTACTTCCTGCGCTTTGCCAGCCAGCCGGCGGACAAACCGTTCGACAAGGCCGAAGTCGCCAAGTGGTTGCCTGTCGAACAGTATATCGGCGGGATCGAGCACGCGATCCTGCACTTGCTCTACGCCCGCTTCTGGACCCGCGCGCTCCAGCATATCGGCATGCTCGATTTTGCCGAGCCGTTTGCCAGCCTGTTTACGCAGGGGATGGTGACGCACGAGACCTATTCGCGCCGAGAAGGCGATCGCGAAGTGTGGTTCGGGCCTGAAGAAGTCGAGCGCACAGGCAACGGCGCGACATTGAAGGCTGACGGCAAGCCGGTGACGGTCGGCAAGGTCGTGAAGATGTCGAAGTCGAAGAAGAACGTCGTCGACCCCGATGCGATCGTCGCCCAGTATGGCGCCGACGCAGTGCGCTGGTTCATGCTCAGCGACAGCCCGCCCGAACGCGACCTGCCGTGGTCGGAAGCCGGGATCGAAGGGTGCGGGCGGTTCGTCCAGCGATTGTGGCGAGTGGTTGCGAACGATCCCCAATGTGACGTCGACGCGCCGGCTAATCCTGGTCTCAAAAGACTGGCTCATCGCACGATCGCTGGTGTTGGCACCGATATCGAGGCGCTTCAGTTCAACAAGGCGGTCGCGAAGATCTATGAGTTCGTGAACGCCATCGAAAAGTCACACCCGTGTGCAGA
Above is a window of Tsuneonella mangrovi DNA encoding:
- a CDS encoding DUF3576 domain-containing protein; protein product: MTVTSNRLRIARATLAVAAIATLAACGGHSRPKADLAAANVTTIGVNSYLWRAALETVSFAPLLQADSSGGVIVTDWYSNPRDPNERVKVTVSILDQDLRADALRVAASREVKQNGTWVDAPVQAATVQRLEDIILTKARDLRRQAIAG
- the leuS gene encoding leucine--tRNA ligase, with the translated sequence MTDQRFDPSAADGRWQRAWDEAGNFTADSGSNKPKSYVLEMFPYPSGRIHIGHVRNYTMGDVLARYKKMRGHEVLHPMGWDAFGMPAENAAMEKGVHPDGWTRANIANMKAQLKRLGFALDWSRELATCDPEYYGHEQALFLKLYEAGLVYRKESEVNWDPVDMTVLANEQVIDGKGWRSGAEVEKRKLSQWFLKITQFAEDLLDGLAGLDKWPDKVRLMQENWIGKSQGLQFRFALSDGGEVEAYTTRPDTIFGASFVAVAPDHPIAQQVAASNCDAAKFVEQCKRGATTAAALETAEKLGFDTGIGALHPFTGKYLPVFIANFVLMDYGTGAVMGVPGHDQRDFEFATKYELPIERVVAKSLEEADAPFVGEAEAGDGVLVHSDFLDGMGVAVAIAAVIARAEAEGWGEGQTVWRLRDWGVSRQRYWGTPIPFIHCDACGIVPVPESQLPVELPEDVDFQTPGNPLERHPTWKHVDCPQCGGKATRETDTLDTFINSSWYFLRFASQPADKPFDKAEVAKWLPVEQYIGGIEHAILHLLYARFWTRALQHIGMLDFAEPFASLFTQGMVTHETYSRREGDREVWFGPEEVERTGNGATLKADGKPVTVGKVVKMSKSKKNVVDPDAIVAQYGADAVRWFMLSDSPPERDLPWSEAGIEGCGRFVQRLWRVVANDPQCDVDAPANPGLKRLAHRTIAGVGTDIEALQFNKAVAKIYEFVNAIEKSHPCAEQMAAIAILPRLISPMMPHLAESMREVLGDRISSQLVAESTWPPVDPAMLVDDEVTIAVQVKGKLRDTLTVAKGLDKAELEALALASEKVQRSLDGAEVRKVIVVPDRLVNIVA